TTCTTTAAACAGCGGGACAATAGAACAGAAATATTTCTAGAAAGGGAGGTATCGATGAAACACCTAAAGAGTATAGTAAAAATTTTCGTGGTTCTGCTGGTGTGTGTGGGTATGCCCCTCGGGGCAGAAGGGAAACAGGAAGCGACCCCGCAGAAAAAAGTAACCCTTCGGCTTGCCTGGTGGGGGAACCCTACCCGGGATGAGCGAACGTTAAAAGTGGTAGAAATGTATATGGCCCAGAATCCCCATGTGGTCATTCAAACTGAAACTACCGGCTGGGCGGGATACTGGGATAAACTCGCAAGCCAGGCCGCGGCAAATGATTTACCGGACATCATCCAGATGGACTATGCTTATATTACCCAATACGCTCAGAAGAATCTTCTTGCGGATCTCACCCCGGCGGTAAATGCGGGACTTATCAACCTGAAAGGGGTGGATGACAACTTCATTGTGGGTGGAAAGGTCCAAGGAAAAATCTATGGGATTAGCCTGGGAACGAATGCATGGTGTATTCTGTATGATCCGGCGATTCTTAAGAAAGCGGGTATTGATACCATAAAGCCTACCTGGACATTGGAAGATTATGAAAAAATCGCAAACCAGGTATATAAAGCTACTGGGGTAAAGACGCCTCCCTTCTCTACGACGGATCCTAAACAGGCCTTTGATAATATGCTTCGGCAAACGGGAGATTCCTTCTTTGACCGAGCTACCGGCGCTTCCCTTGGTTTTACCAAACCGGATCTTCTTATTCAATTTTATGAGATTCAGCTCAGACTTCTTAAGAGTGGCGCCCTGGTTTCTCCTGATGAAGCCTTTATTACCGTGACTCCTCAGGAAAGTGGCTTCGCAAAAGGAACCCAATGGTTTGTGGATTTGTGGAGTAACCAGGTGATTGCCACAGCAAGCGCTGCCAATCGACCGGTTGAGATTGCCCTTGCGCCGCGGATTGCCAATTCTAAACGGCCGGGAACCTATTTTAAACCTTCTATGTTCTTCTCAGTCTCAAATAATTCCAAAAATAAAGAAGAGGCTGCAAAATTCATCAATTTCTTTGTGACTAATATTGAAGCGAATAAGGTATTACTTGCTGAACGGGGTATTCCTATTATACCAGCCGTTCGAGAGGAACTTAAGAAAGTGGTAGATCCCTTGAATAAACAGGTGTTTGAATATATCGAACTGGTGGGGAAAGGTAATAACAGTCCTCTAGATCCCGCAGATCCTCCCGGGGCAGGAGAGGTCCTTAAGATCTTCCGTTCTGTGGATCAAGAAGTACTGTATGGGATTCTTGATCCCAAGGCAGGGGCCGAAAAATTCATGAAACAGGCAAATGAAATTCTTGCAAAAAACAAAAAATAACAAAAAGTGTTTTCTATGAGTATCTGGTTTTGAGCACGGAACCAGTAGTTTTTAGAATAGATACATCAGAATAAATACAGAAAAGGCTCCGAATGCGGTTCGGAGCCTTTTGTTGAAGAAGTCAGGCTCTTAGTCCTGGTCATAGTATTGCAAAGGATGGAATATGGCTTTTCGTTCGGGAATAACTACTCGGGATACACTGGCTGGCTATGCCTTTATTAGTCCCTGGCTCATAGGTTTTTTTGTGTTTACCCTGTATCCCATTGTGGCCTCGTTATATTTTTCGTTTACTGATTATGATCTTTTATCTCCTCCTGTTTTTGCAGGATTTTCTAATTTTAGAAGGCTCGTACAGGATGACCTGTTCTGGAAATCCCTCCAAGTGACTTTTCATTATGCCTTTGTATCGGTGCCTTTGCGGATCATTTTTGCGCTGGCTATTGCCATGGTATTCACCAGGAAAACCGTGTTGGTAGGATTGTACCGGGCAGTCTACTATATCCCTTCAATTATCGGTGGCAGTGTGGCGGTGGCGGTGATGTGGCGTCGGATTTTTATGAAGGATGGAATTATCAACCTTATTTTGAATAGCATTGGTATCCGTTCCGATATTTCCTGGATTGGTAACCCAAAGACAGCTATCTGGACGTTAATACTCCTTGCGGTATGGCAATTTGGATCTTCCATGTTGATTTTTCTTGCGGGGCTTAAACAGATTCCCACAAGTTACTATGAAGCAGCCCATATCGATGGGGCCAATGGATTCCAGCGCTTTTTTCATATTACGTTACCCCAGCTTACGCCACTTATTTTTTTCAATTTGATTATGCAACTGATTAATGGTTTTACCGTTTTTACTCAGGCCTATATCGTAACGGGACCCGCGGGAGATCCCATGAATAGTACGCTTGTGTATGCTTTGCAATTATATAAAAAAGGCTTCGAATACTATCAGATGGGCTATG
The DNA window shown above is from Treponema sp. J25 and carries:
- a CDS encoding extracellular solute-binding protein, with translation MKHLKSIVKIFVVLLVCVGMPLGAEGKQEATPQKKVTLRLAWWGNPTRDERTLKVVEMYMAQNPHVVIQTETTGWAGYWDKLASQAAANDLPDIIQMDYAYITQYAQKNLLADLTPAVNAGLINLKGVDDNFIVGGKVQGKIYGISLGTNAWCILYDPAILKKAGIDTIKPTWTLEDYEKIANQVYKATGVKTPPFSTTDPKQAFDNMLRQTGDSFFDRATGASLGFTKPDLLIQFYEIQLRLLKSGALVSPDEAFITVTPQESGFAKGTQWFVDLWSNQVIATASAANRPVEIALAPRIANSKRPGTYFKPSMFFSVSNNSKNKEEAAKFINFFVTNIEANKVLLAERGIPIIPAVREELKKVVDPLNKQVFEYIELVGKGNNSPLDPADPPGAGEVLKIFRSVDQEVLYGILDPKAGAEKFMKQANEILAKNKK
- a CDS encoding sugar ABC transporter permease produces the protein MAFRSGITTRDTLAGYAFISPWLIGFFVFTLYPIVASLYFSFTDYDLLSPPVFAGFSNFRRLVQDDLFWKSLQVTFHYAFVSVPLRIIFALAIAMVFTRKTVLVGLYRAVYYIPSIIGGSVAVAVMWRRIFMKDGIINLILNSIGIRSDISWIGNPKTAIWTLILLAVWQFGSSMLIFLAGLKQIPTSYYEAAHIDGANGFQRFFHITLPQLTPLIFFNLIMQLINGFTVFTQAYIVTGPAGDPMNSTLVYALQLYKKGFEYYQMGYASAMAWVLLLIIAFFTALLFKSSYFWVYYESRED